The Neorhodopirellula lusitana sequence CTCGAACACGCCTAAGTCATGATTTCTTTCAACACACGGGCGGGTTCCACCCCAGTCAATTTCACGTCCAGCCCTTGGAAGCGGGCAGTCAGTTTTTCGTGATCCACCCCGAAAAGGTGCAACATCGTTGCGTGCAGGGAACGAACGGGAACCTCATTCTCGACCGCGGCATAACCCAGCTCGTCTGAACTTCCATAGGTCATTCCGCCTTTCACTCCACCACCCGCCATCCACACACTAAATGCGTTGATGTGATGGTCACGCCCGGTCCCCTGCGCCATCGGTGTACGACCAAATTCACCACCCCATAAGACCAGGGTGTCTTCGAGCAGGCCACGGTCCTTCAGGTCTTTCAGCAGCGCAGCCGTCGGACGATCCGTATCCATCGCTGATTGCGTGAAGCCGCTCACCAAGTTGCTGTGATGATCCCAACCGCGATGGTACAGCTGCACGAAACGCACGCCGCGTTCCAGCAATCGTCGAGCCAGCAAACAATTGGAAGCATACGTGCCGTCGCCCGGCCGTTTAACGCCGTAATTGGCCAGCGTCTCTTTACTCTCGGTACTCATGTCGGCCAATTCCGGCACTGCCGATTGCATCTTGAATGCCATTTCGTACTGAGCGATTCGGGTCGCAATTTCGGGATCGATCACCTCACCAGCCAACATCCCGTTGAGCCGTTGAACTTCGTCGATGACTTGCCGCTGCGTCGACTGGCAAACGCCGTCCGGGTTGCCGATGTAATGCACCGGAGAACCTGACGACTGGAACGCGATCCCTTGAAATTTGCTTGGCAAAATCCCCGCACTCCACTGCCGAGCGGACACCGGTTGAGCACCGGGACCGGACGACGTCATAACGACATAACCAGGTAGGTTCTCCGTTTCGGCACCCAGGCCGTAAAGCATCCACGATCCCATGCACGGACGCCCCTTGATGATGGACCCCGTGTTCATGAACGCGTGAGCGGTATCGTGATTGATCTGCTCCGTCGTCATACTACGAATCACACACAGGTCGTCTGCGTGAGCCCCGGTCAACGGGAACATGTCCGACATTTCGATGCCGGATTCACCCCATTTCCTGAATTTGGTGAACGACTTGCGGGCAATTAATTTGGCCCCCTGCAACTGCGCAAGTTGTTGACCAGCAGTGAAGGATTCAGGGAAAGCTTGACCATCGAGTTCATCGAGGACGGGTTTCGGATCGAGCGATTCAACATGGGACGGGCCGCCCGCCATGCACAGGTGAACGATGCGTTTCGCCTTGGGCGCAAAATGAGGAATCCCAGGCAAGGACGGCCAAGGATGGTTGCTGTCTTGTGGTGCTGGCTCCGACCCGAGTGACGACTTCCCGCCTAGCAAGGATGCAAGTGCGAAGCTGCCAATGCCGGCAAACGATTTCGACAAAAACGTACGACGAGCCCAGTCAGTACGCAGGCGGTCCAACTCAGGTGAAACTTGATTCATGGCAGGCAGACAGAGGCGGGAGAGGGAGGGAACGCATGCATTTCACGCCGGCAATCATCGACGTAAAACACACGACGTTGGAGATCATCTTAGCAAAAATCGTGAATCAACTCTGAACATCCGGACCAACACACCTCACACGATCGATTGCCTAACCGGATCGATGCGTCCGGATTGAGCGGTGTCGCCCCCGATCACTCCAAGGCATCAACTCTAGCCCTGGATTTCAAAGCCTTTGCGGTACTCACGCGACAACAAGGCGTTCGCTGCGTCATCACCGACAATTTCTTCTTTGTCCCCGTCCCAACGCATCGGTCGGTCAAAGCGGGCACTGATGTTTGCCAAGTGACATAGGTCGATGGCCCGCAAATGGCTGGTCACATCGGAAATGGGCTCAACTCGCTCACGCGTACAGTGAAAGAAGTTCGCCCAGTGGTTTTTGTGTTCGGAGTACGGCGTGGGCAAACCTTTGTAGGTCTTCGCAATCGCGTCAGCAGGTAAAGGATCGTCTTGAAGGTCTTCGACCGGTTTGCCAGTCAGGTCGCCCCGACTAACAAAAATCCGTCCCTTCGTGCCTTCCAGCAAGACACCGTTGCGACCACCGCTGTTGATCACCAGTTCGGTTCCGTCACTCATCGTTGCCGTCATCGAGAACGAAGACGCGGTGTGGTACTGGTCCTTCCGAGTGGGGTATCCGTCCTGATAAGGAACTGGGAACTTTGATTCACCACCAACGGAAACGACCGTGTCGGACTGTCCGGCTTGCCGAAACGCCCACATCGAAATATCAACATGGTGAGCTCCCCAATCGGTCATGCTACCGCCGGAGTAATCCAGCCAAGACCGAAACGTTTGATGACAGTTTGTCTTGCCAATCACCCAATCATCAGGGCCCAACTTCGGATCGGGAGTCCAGCGAAAGGGAGTTTCTGGAGCTGGGCCGAGCCATTGGTTCCAGTCCAGCCACTGTGGGACATCATGTTCGGGAATGGGTCCCGAACCACCGCCTCCACCAATCGCAGCGGTCGCTCGCGTGATCCGCCCCAGCCGACCGTCGCCGGCCATTGCGACCGCTTTGACGAAGAGGTCAAGGTAACTTCGCTGCATCGTTCCCACTTGAACGATACGACCGGTTTCCTTTTCTACTTGGCGAACTTTCTTGCCCTCGTCGATTGTCAACGTCAACGGCTTTTCGCAGTAGACATCTTTGCCCGCTCGCATCGCTTCGATCAAAATCTTCGCATGCCAATGGTCCGGCGTCGCGATGTACACAACATCGACTTCATCCATATCGAGCACCTTTCGGTAATCGACGAAACCCTTTGCGTTCTTCGCATCGCCGTCAAAGATCTTGTCGATCGCTTTTTGGCGGTGATTGGAATCCACATCACAAACCGCCACCAGATCACACATGCCTTTCGCGAAACGCATGTGATTGTGCCCCATTCGTCCTGCGCCGATTAACCCCAACGCGGGCCGGTCGTTCGCTGATGCGGCCATTGCCGTTGCTGTCGACGAGAGCGGCGAAAGCATCGTGGCTGACGCCAAAGCGGTGGTTTGTCCTAGAAAGCGACGGCGGGACGCAGTGAAGCGTATTGTCATGAGGGATCCCAAAATTGGTAGTTTGTGGCAAAGGTCAATCAGCCCGTGCCAACCGGTGTTTATGGTGCTGACCGCTGCGGGGCCAGAGCTGTGTTGACGATTTCAAGTTGGCTGGTCGCAGTGTCGTCCGCTTTCAAGTCGCCAACGGCGTATTGAATCCCGGCTAAGTAATGCTTCAACGCGAGCGGAGACCAATACGTCGTGTTGTTGTGGCCCAGGTTCGAGTAGAAAACACGACCTTTGCCATAACGATGAATCCAAGCGACCGGACGCAGCGGGATCGCATGGGTCATCGATAACTGTTCTTGATGAAGTTCAGGGGCGTGGTGGTTTTCCGGCTGATCCAGGTCAAGTGAAATCAACTCACGCGACTGGGTTTCGTCATGCGTGCCTTCACGGTAGGCATAGATCTCATCTCGAAACCAAAATCCCTTACCGCCAATCGCTTGATTGATCGGATGCTCGGGCGAACTGAGCTTGAACGCCCACGTTCCTTGCGGCTTCCAAGGATGGCACTGAAAAATGCCATTGATCATCCGAGCGCCTTCCGGCCAGCCTTTGCAACTGTCCGCCGCGGCATGGACACCGATCAGTCCCTTGCCCCCACGGACAAAATCCAAGATTGCTTGCTGTCCCGCTTCCCCGATCGTCTTATCGAAGTCGGTCGTGTTGTTCAACAACAACGCGTCATACTGCTGAAGATTCTCGAGACAGATATCGGCGGGATCATCGCTGAAGCTGACCGTGAAAGCACCACTCGTGTCAGCGATCTGTTGATAGGCAACATTGGCTGTCGCGATCGATGCGTGCGGGTATTGGCACTGATAGAAAACGAGCACCTTTCGAGGCCGCGCCGCTGGCGCAAAAGCAACCTTAGGGGACGCCTCTGCAATGAACCGCTGCTCTTGATCCGTGGGTCCGTAGTGACCGAATAGCACCTCTCGCTTTTCAGGCCAATCGAATCGCACCCAATTAGCGGGGGCTCGGCCACGATGCTCGCCAAGTCGGCGCAAAAGGGCCTCGCCAGAGTTGTCTGCCTGCACCCCTAGCGAAAGGCAAAACACACTAAGCAGGGCAAGCAATACAGGCAAAGCACCGGCATCAAACAAGATGAAGCGATGTTGAGTAATTCCAGGTAGCGTCACTGATCGAAAGCCATGGCGACAAAGATATTCACGATGCTCGCAATACGAGCGAGTACCGCTAACCGAATAACTACTGCCGCATCGCCAAAAATCAGCCCACGAAATACGCTAAAATTCAACGCTAACCGATCAATTCACCCCAATAGTCCTGTCCAAAACGGCGGAAATTGAAGCTAACCGACGTTACAAGTATCTTGAGAATGTCTGTCTCAAAAGCGATCTCAACAGCTTCCACCGCCAAATGGAGGGGCATCGGACGGTCTCCTGGCATATTAAAATCAGATTCAGATTAGAATATGTATCTGGTGAACAAAGGCGAAGCCATTTCTACTTTCGTCTGCGTGAATCGGATTCCTCGTAGTCCGCTCTGCCAACAGACTCTCCTGCCGTCGCTTCCATTTGCGACACACCTACCTACCTGAAGACTCCCATGCTCACCGACCGTTTGTTCACCTCACTTTGCCTGGCCGCTCTGACCTTCGGGATCATGGGTTCGGCGACTGCCAAGGATTCCAAAAACGCGTCCAAGCCCCAAGCCGCCAGCGCCACAGCGACCACCCCCGCCAAAATGCCTAACACCGTTAGCAAGGTGATCGACGCAGTCAAAGACAATCTGGCGACCAATCCGGAATCCCCCGAGGATCCACTGCGACAAATGCAGTCCGACGCGATCAAAAATCAATCGGCCCCTTGGGGGTACTGGGGACACGTGCCCGGCAAGTACAGCACCTGGACAAACCACAGCAATCGTTTCGTGCCGTTGTACTCTTTTGGCATGACCCTGAATTCGTTGCGTGAACCCGGCAGCATGTATGCGGACCCCGAGCGTTTGAATCAGCGTTATGGTGCGGTGCCCAAAGACACGCTTAACCCACAAGCCCATTACCACGACCAAGTCGATGTTTATGAGCTACAGAAACTTGCCGCTCGAAACGGCAAGAAGCACATCATCACAATCATTTTTGATGGCAACGATTGGCAGTCTACCCGCAATGCGGCGATCTATCGAAATCAAGCCGACTTGTACGACAGTGGTCGTGGTCAAGGACTCGCTTTTCAAGACTACCGTGGTACCAAAACTGATTTTGCGTTTTTGGTCACCGCCCCACGATCCGGTGGTGCGAAATACGACGTGAACACACAAACCGTCCTCGATATCAAAAAGAAAGTTACCGGCGGATTCGATCCTCGACGCGCCGGCCCCATGCCTTGGCACGAAACACCCCAAAGTCAATATCCGATCAGCCGCGATCGTGAACAACCACACAGTTTCACCGACTCAGCATCTTCGGCGTCATCGTTGTTGGCTGGTATCAAAACCTACAACGGTTCCATCAATGTCAACTCCGATGGTTCTTATGCGACACCTATCGCCCACGACTTGCAAAAGGAAGGTTTTCGAGTGGGTGTCGTGACCAGCGTGCCGGTTAGCCATGCGACCCCCGGTGCCGCGTATGCCAACAACGTCACACGCAAAGACTACCAAGACATCTCACGCGATTTGATCGGGTTGCCGTCTTCGTCACACCGCCGAAACCCGTTGCCTGGACTCGATGTCTTGCTTGGTGGCGGTTGGGGCGAAGGAGTTGGCAAAGATGCAACGCAAGGCGACAACTTCTTGCCCGGCAACAAATACTTGCATGAATCCGATCTCGAACGAGTGCAAAAGAGCGGCAAGTATCTCGTCGCTCAGCGCACTCCCGGTCGTCGCGGCAACGACGTCCTTGCCGAGGCCACCCAAGCCGCCATCGAGAAAGACTGTCGCTTGCTAGGATACTTTGGCACCCGTGGCGGCCACCTGCCCTTCCGAACTGCCGACGGCAACTACAAACCCACCTTCGATGTCAAAGGCACTGAACGCTACACCGAAGCCGACCTGGCCGAAAACCCAACCTTGGCCGAAATGGCAACGACTGCACTGAAGGTCTTGTCGCGGCCCCAGTCGGATACCGACCCGAAAGACGCCTTGGCACCGTTTTGGTTGATGGTGGAATGCGGCGATGTGGACTGGGCCAATCACGCCAACAACCTCGACAACAGCATTGGTGCGGTTTTTAGCGGCGAAGCGGCATTCCAAGCGGTGGTCGATTGGGTCGAAGCCAACGACGCTTGGGACGATACCGTCGTACTGGTGACCAGCGACCATGGTCACTTCTTCCACCTTGCTCAACCCCAGGCGATCGCTGACGCGGCCATCCAGGCCCAAGCGATCCAAAAACTGGTTCAACCATAGAGACTCGCTTCGCCATATGCGTCATCCAACGACGGCATCGCATTTTCCAATTCACCGCTAACCCATCACCCCCATGAACATCCTGATTCTGACCGGTGCAGGCGTTTCCGCTGAATCCGGCATCCCGACTTTCCGTGATGCCAATGGTCTTTGGGAAGGTCATGCTTTCGAGGATGTTGCCACCCCGGAAGCGTTTGCTCGGAATCCAGTGTTGGTGCATCAGTTCTACAACGAACGCCGTCGTCGATTGCAGGAATCCGATATCCAGCCTAACGCCGCGCACGTCGCGCTAGCTGAGTTTGAGCAAGCTTGTGCCGACCGAGATGACATCCGTTTTTTGCTGGTGACCCAAAACATCGACGACCTGCATGAGCGGGCTGGGAGTCAAAACGTGCTTCATATGCACGGCGAACTCCTGAAAGCCCAGTGCCTCGAGTCCCTGCAAACCTATCCGTGGAAGGACGACCTTTCGCTCGAGACGCCGCATCCGGACGATCCCGATGACGAATCGAAACGAGGCTACTTGCGACCGCATGTGGTGTGGTTCGGCGAGATGCCCATTGGTCTGAACCAAATTTCCGAAGCCGCGTCGAACGCCGACCTGTTTCTCGCCATCGGAACTTCCGGCGTCGTGTATCCAGCCGCTGGCATTGTGGCGTCCACTCCGCACGCATGCCGGCGCATCGAAATCAATCTGGACGCCACAGAAGCCTCTTCCGCATTCGACGAAACAATCCGCGGCCCCGCGAGCATCGAGGTCGGCAAAGTACTCCAGCAGATTCTGCACGACTGCAGCGAATAGTCTTCCTAATGTCCCTACGCTGAATTGAGCAGTAATTGCACTGCGTAGTTCGTGCACGGTCTTTCAAGACTTCGCAAGCACGTCCTTATACAGGTCTCGAATGCGATCCGTCATGGTTTGATGCCGGAACTGGTCCGTGAATCGCATCTGCCCTGCCCTGCCCTGCCGTTCGCGCAAACCAGCGTCACCGACAAGCTGGCTAATCCGTTCGGCCATTCCACTGACGTCGCTTGGCTCAACCAAATAGCCCGTTTCGTCGTTGATGACCACCTCGCGAGCTCCGTCGATGTCATAACTGATCGCTGGGATTCCTGAAATCAACGCTTGTGGCAAAGCACGTGCTAAACCTTCCCGATAGGACGCATGAACTAACAGGTCCATCGCTCCAATCAATTCGGGAACCTGAGTCGGCGGCACCAATCCAGTGAAGATGAAGTGATCGGTCAAACCGGCATCGGTGATTTGCCTAGTAAGTGGATCACGCAGGATCCCATCGCCGACCAACAAGAAACGCACATTCGGATGACGATCGGCGACAATGCGAGCAGCATTGACGAGGTCGGCGTGACCTTTCAAATGAAAGAGCCTGGCGATCTTCCCCACAACGACATGCTCGTCTTCGATTCCGTAGGTGGCCCGAACTCGTTCACGATGCTGTCTTGCATGCAAGAACGGCTCAACATCCATCCCACTACTGATTGTCGTGAACTTGTCGCGGGGTGCGACACCCGCGTCCACCATCAGATCCGTCATCGCGTCGGCGACCGAAATCAGATGATGACATCGCTTTGCTGCCCATCGCTCACAACCAATGAAGAAGCGTCGTGCGGCCGCGGATTGATAGTCATGAAACGGTGCCCCATGAACCGTGTGGATCACCGCAGGAACTTTCAGGCCCCACGCGATGTGGCGTCCCAACAAGCCACCCTTGGCACTATGAGTGTGTACGACATCCGGCCGAAAGTCACGAATTGCCTGGCGGAGTTCACCTGCCGCACGCCAGTCATGCATTGGGTGAATGGCTCGGCGAAGCGAATCCAGAATGCGGACCTGCACGCCATCGATCTCAAACGCCAAGCCACCGTCGGCGCTGTGCGTCAACCGCCCTGCCCTGCCCTGCTCCGGCGGCTTCTGTTTTGCCGAGCCTTGTTTTGCCGGAACCTGTTTTGCCGGGACCCTCGATGATTCGGAAATCCCTAAAAGGTCACCTTCGGGTCCGGTCTCTGGCCCACAAACGAGCAAAACCTCATCACCGTGTTCGGCGACGAGGTCTTGGCAGTTAAACAGTGTGTTTTCTTGGGCCCCACCGATGATCATTCGAGTGATCACATGGGCGATTTTCATAGATGTGAATCGTGTGATTAGTTGTGGCGAGAAAAGAACGACCCAATTTAGCCGGTCCCTTGTTCCTTGTCACCATTGCCACAACCCGCCATCGCCCCCCACGCAGTGTGAAGGGCCGACGTCAACTCTGTGCTAGGCACCAAACTCAAGCCGACGCACACCAAGTTGTTGTTGCAAACGATTGACGATCGACGTGTGCATTTGGCTCACTCGCGACTCTGACAGATCAAGCGTGGCGCCGATCTCTTTCATCGTCAACTCTTCGTAATAGTAGAGAATGATGATCAGTCGTTCGTTGCGGTTGAGTCCCTTGGTGACCAATCGCATCAAGTCCGTTTTCTGAACACGAAGAGTCGGGTCCTCACCCTTCTTGTCTTCGAGAATGTCGATTTCACGAACGTCTTTGTAGCTGTCCGTTTCGTACCATTTCTTGTTCAGCGAAACGACGCCAACCGCATTCGCTTCGGTCTGCATCTTTTCAACTTCTTTAACTTCGATTTCCATGTGATTGGAAAGCTCTTGCACAGTTGGAGCACGACCAAATCGGGCTTCCAAGGTCTTGGTGGCGACACCAAGCTTACTGGCCTTGCTGCGAACCAATCGAGGCACCCAGTCCATTGTACGAAGCTCGTCGAGCATCGCACCGCGGATACGTGGCACACAGTAGGTTTCAAACTTCACGCCACGATCGCGGTCGTAAGCGTCAATGGCATCCATCAAACCGAAGATACCGGCACTGATCAGGTCGTCCAATTCGACGCCGTCAGGAAGACGTTGCCAGATTCGTTCGCCGTTGTAGCGAACCAATGGCATGAAACGCTCGACGAGTCGATTGCGGAGTCCTTCGTAATCAGGATGGTCCTTGGTGATCGCTTTGAAGGAATCCCATACTTTGATAATTTCTTCGTCGACGTTGGCGGCGGCGGGCATTGAATCCTCCATGATGATTTAAGTTAGCTGAAGCAAATGTTACGAACTTGGGCTACCCTGCCTCGTTTCATAACGGCTTCGTATTGGTATCTTCCGGTTTCGCCTCTGATGAATTCATCAGTTCAGCAACCCCTTCGCGATACCACTGCACTCGTTTGCGATACAAGCTTTCGACTGTATCCCGGATCAAGTAATCCGCAATCGCTCCAGCGAGGGCTCCCACGCCTAGAAATACGATCAAAGCTATGATCGCTTCTTCAGCAACGTTCGCCGCCAATTCGCCTCGGATCACACCACGCAGGACAACCAGTCCCATCGCGAGCGATCCAATTGAAACAGCAAGCGTTCGTATCAAGAGTCAACTCCAGAGATCAAGACTCGATTCAGCATTGTCACCGAATCCTGATATATCTTGTTTCCCAAATTTGTTAAACGGACTTACAAAAAATAAACTCAAGTGAGTCTGGTTCCTTGCGTTCCGCGTCAGTTCTAGTGATCGGTTCCCCGACCGTAGATTCTTTAGCGAAAAAGGTGCAATTAAGCAGCTTCCCCGAATGCCGACACAGACTGGATTTCCGTCGGCATCATTGGCAGCAGCGCCCCTACTAAATGAGGTGCGTCTGCCACAGCGATGTCGTCAGGAACCTGTTGCCCGTTCGTCACATAACTAAGCGGCATCGCATGATGACGCTCACTAGCCGTTAGAGCCGCAAGTGCTCCGGCGGTGTGTGGTGTCTCGTCCAGCTTGGTCAAGATGACTGAGGTCGGCCCAACTGGCTGAAACCCTCGCAAGGTGGTACGTATATTTTCGCTTGAGCTGGTCGCACTCAAAACCAGATGCGTTTCATCCGGTCGCGCGGCCCTCAAGAACTCTGTAAGTTGGTCGATCCGAGCGTCACTGCGTGGACTTCGCCCGGCTGTATCAATCAGGACAAGGTCAACGTCGCCTAGCGACTGCAATGCGGTCTGCATCTGATCTGGCTTCTCGACGACCTCCATCGGCAAGTCCATGATCTCGGCATACGCCTTGAGCTGCTGCACCGCCGCGATTCGGTAGGTATCGATCGTCAACAGCCCCACCCGACGCCTCGCTTCGATTCGAAAGCCTGCAGCGAGCTTCGCAACCGTTGTGGTTTTGCCAACTCCCGTCGGCCCCACCAAAGCCACGACATGTCGCTCACCAGGCTGGGTGCGGATCGGGCCACACAAATTCAGTTCGCGAGCGACCGCCCGCTGCAAATGTTCGAGTCGCTGTTCGGACTCCATGTATTGATCATCGACGTCGCGTAAATTCGCCGCAAAACTAGACGCGGATGCTAACCAGCGACGAATAACGGGTTCATCAACACCCGCCTGTCGCAAAGGTGAAACCAGGGGATCGATCGTCAGTGGATCGAGAGGTGCATTCGGCGACGCAACATTCAGGCGATAGTCGCTTTGACCGCTCCCAAACTGGCCCGCTGTTTCCGGATACGACGACGTTTGATTAAGCGATCGAACGTCGTGGGGGCGGGCCCCATCGTTTAGGCGAGAGGCATTGTGCGTGTGAGCGACATCGCGAGAGTGAGCGTTGGCATCACTGTTTGTTCCGTCACCAGCGTGGCCTCCTTCGCCTTGTGGACGTAGTCCAGCCACGACTTCGACTTTTGTTCGCCCGAGCCAACCAAACCAACCATCGCGCACTTGCCGCGTATG is a genomic window containing:
- a CDS encoding DUF1501 domain-containing protein, producing the protein MNQVSPELDRLRTDWARRTFLSKSFAGIGSFALASLLGGKSSLGSEPAPQDSNHPWPSLPGIPHFAPKAKRIVHLCMAGGPSHVESLDPKPVLDELDGQAFPESFTAGQQLAQLQGAKLIARKSFTKFRKWGESGIEMSDMFPLTGAHADDLCVIRSMTTEQINHDTAHAFMNTGSIIKGRPCMGSWMLYGLGAETENLPGYVVMTSSGPGAQPVSARQWSAGILPSKFQGIAFQSSGSPVHYIGNPDGVCQSTQRQVIDEVQRLNGMLAGEVIDPEIATRIAQYEMAFKMQSAVPELADMSTESKETLANYGVKRPGDGTYASNCLLARRLLERGVRFVQLYHRGWDHHSNLVSGFTQSAMDTDRPTAALLKDLKDRGLLEDTLVLWGGEFGRTPMAQGTGRDHHINAFSVWMAGGGVKGGMTYGSSDELGYAAVENEVPVRSLHATMLHLFGVDHEKLTARFQGLDVKLTGVEPARVLKEIMT
- a CDS encoding Gfo/Idh/MocA family protein: MTIRFTASRRRFLGQTTALASATMLSPLSSTATAMAASANDRPALGLIGAGRMGHNHMRFAKGMCDLVAVCDVDSNHRQKAIDKIFDGDAKNAKGFVDYRKVLDMDEVDVVYIATPDHWHAKILIEAMRAGKDVYCEKPLTLTIDEGKKVRQVEKETGRIVQVGTMQRSYLDLFVKAVAMAGDGRLGRITRATAAIGGGGGSGPIPEHDVPQWLDWNQWLGPAPETPFRWTPDPKLGPDDWVIGKTNCHQTFRSWLDYSGGSMTDWGAHHVDISMWAFRQAGQSDTVVSVGGESKFPVPYQDGYPTRKDQYHTASSFSMTATMSDGTELVINSGGRNGVLLEGTKGRIFVSRGDLTGKPVEDLQDDPLPADAIAKTYKGLPTPYSEHKNHWANFFHCTRERVEPISDVTSHLRAIDLCHLANISARFDRPMRWDGDKEEIVGDDAANALLSREYRKGFEIQG
- a CDS encoding ThuA domain-containing protein codes for the protein MTLPGITQHRFILFDAGALPVLLALLSVFCLSLGVQADNSGEALLRRLGEHRGRAPANWVRFDWPEKREVLFGHYGPTDQEQRFIAEASPKVAFAPAARPRKVLVFYQCQYPHASIATANVAYQQIADTSGAFTVSFSDDPADICLENLQQYDALLLNNTTDFDKTIGEAGQQAILDFVRGGKGLIGVHAAADSCKGWPEGARMINGIFQCHPWKPQGTWAFKLSSPEHPINQAIGGKGFWFRDEIYAYREGTHDETQSRELISLDLDQPENHHAPELHQEQLSMTHAIPLRPVAWIHRYGKGRVFYSNLGHNNTTYWSPLALKHYLAGIQYAVGDLKADDTATSQLEIVNTALAPQRSAP
- a CDS encoding alkaline phosphatase; the encoded protein is MLTDRLFTSLCLAALTFGIMGSATAKDSKNASKPQAASATATTPAKMPNTVSKVIDAVKDNLATNPESPEDPLRQMQSDAIKNQSAPWGYWGHVPGKYSTWTNHSNRFVPLYSFGMTLNSLREPGSMYADPERLNQRYGAVPKDTLNPQAHYHDQVDVYELQKLAARNGKKHIITIIFDGNDWQSTRNAAIYRNQADLYDSGRGQGLAFQDYRGTKTDFAFLVTAPRSGGAKYDVNTQTVLDIKKKVTGGFDPRRAGPMPWHETPQSQYPISRDREQPHSFTDSASSASSLLAGIKTYNGSINVNSDGSYATPIAHDLQKEGFRVGVVTSVPVSHATPGAAYANNVTRKDYQDISRDLIGLPSSSHRRNPLPGLDVLLGGGWGEGVGKDATQGDNFLPGNKYLHESDLERVQKSGKYLVAQRTPGRRGNDVLAEATQAAIEKDCRLLGYFGTRGGHLPFRTADGNYKPTFDVKGTERYTEADLAENPTLAEMATTALKVLSRPQSDTDPKDALAPFWLMVECGDVDWANHANNLDNSIGAVFSGEAAFQAVVDWVEANDAWDDTVVLVTSDHGHFFHLAQPQAIADAAIQAQAIQKLVQP
- a CDS encoding NAD-dependent deacylase, with protein sequence MNILILTGAGVSAESGIPTFRDANGLWEGHAFEDVATPEAFARNPVLVHQFYNERRRRLQESDIQPNAAHVALAEFEQACADRDDIRFLLVTQNIDDLHERAGSQNVLHMHGELLKAQCLESLQTYPWKDDLSLETPHPDDPDDESKRGYLRPHVVWFGEMPIGLNQISEAASNADLFLAIGTSGVVYPAAGIVASTPHACRRIEINLDATEASSAFDETIRGPASIEVGKVLQQILHDCSE
- a CDS encoding glycosyltransferase family 4 protein produces the protein MKIAHVITRMIIGGAQENTLFNCQDLVAEHGDEVLLVCGPETGPEGDLLGISESSRVPAKQVPAKQGSAKQKPPEQGRAGRLTHSADGGLAFEIDGVQVRILDSLRRAIHPMHDWRAAGELRQAIRDFRPDVVHTHSAKGGLLGRHIAWGLKVPAVIHTVHGAPFHDYQSAAARRFFIGCERWAAKRCHHLISVADAMTDLMVDAGVAPRDKFTTISSGMDVEPFLHARQHRERVRATYGIEDEHVVVGKIARLFHLKGHADLVNAARIVADRHPNVRFLLVGDGILRDPLTRQITDAGLTDHFIFTGLVPPTQVPELIGAMDLLVHASYREGLARALPQALISGIPAISYDIDGAREVVINDETGYLVEPSDVSGMAERISQLVGDAGLRERQGRAGQMRFTDQFRHQTMTDRIRDLYKDVLAKS
- a CDS encoding FliA/WhiG family RNA polymerase sigma factor yields the protein MPAAANVDEEIIKVWDSFKAITKDHPDYEGLRNRLVERFMPLVRYNGERIWQRLPDGVELDDLISAGIFGLMDAIDAYDRDRGVKFETYCVPRIRGAMLDELRTMDWVPRLVRSKASKLGVATKTLEARFGRAPTVQELSNHMEIEVKEVEKMQTEANAVGVVSLNKKWYETDSYKDVREIDILEDKKGEDPTLRVQKTDLMRLVTKGLNRNERLIIILYYYEELTMKEIGATLDLSESRVSQMHTSIVNRLQQQLGVRRLEFGA
- the flhF gene encoding flagellar biosynthesis protein FlhF — encoded protein: MSIRTFKAANLQAALADIRDQMGPDASVLHTRQVRDGWFGWLGRTKVEVVAGLRPQGEGGHAGDGTNSDANAHSRDVAHTHNASRLNDGARPHDVRSLNQTSSYPETAGQFGSGQSDYRLNVASPNAPLDPLTIDPLVSPLRQAGVDEPVIRRWLASASSFAANLRDVDDQYMESEQRLEHLQRAVARELNLCGPIRTQPGERHVVALVGPTGVGKTTTVAKLAAGFRIEARRRVGLLTIDTYRIAAVQQLKAYAEIMDLPMEVVEKPDQMQTALQSLGDVDLVLIDTAGRSPRSDARIDQLTEFLRAARPDETHLVLSATSSSENIRTTLRGFQPVGPTSVILTKLDETPHTAGALAALTASERHHAMPLSYVTNGQQVPDDIAVADAPHLVGALLPMMPTEIQSVSAFGEAA